The following proteins come from a genomic window of Sardina pilchardus chromosome 1, fSarPil1.1, whole genome shotgun sequence:
- the LOC134075862 gene encoding microfibril-associated glycoprotein 4-like, whose product MTFKVITTFRIMLSWSFALLLPWLVQSRPLNQDLLPIDCEDVFFNGSIHNGVYTIYPVGKDSPMEVFCDMGCREDESHERGQWTVIQRRIDGNVNFERNWNDYKRGFGVKYGEYWLGLQNIFLLTHGMKYELRVDMEDWEGGTVYALYRSFFLEPESDGYRLQVFDFIDGGAGDSLTYHNGQKFSTFDRDQDNWSGNCVATHKGGFWYNACINTSPNGDYKFRNYQIGSGGISWKGWKGVNYSQRKFSMKVRRLSLPESED is encoded by the exons ATGACCTTCAAAGTGATCACAACGTTCAGAATCATG CTTAGCTGGTCCTTTGCTTTGCTGCTTCCCTGGCTGGTGCAGTCTCGCCCGCTCAATCAGGATCTCCTGCCTATCGACTGTGAAGACGTCTTCTTCAACGGATCGATTCACAATGGCGTCTACACCATCTACCCAGTAGGAAAGGACTCACCCATGGAGGTGTTCTGTGACATGGGCTGCCGTGAAGATGAAAGCCATGAAAGGGGCCAGTGGACG GTGATCCAGAGGAGAATAGATGGTAACGTGAACTTCGAAAGGAACTGGAATGACTACAAGAGGGGCTTTGGAGTCAAGTATGGAGAGTACTGGCTAG GTCTCCAGAACATTTTTCTGCTCACACATGGGATGAAGTATGAGCTGAGGGTGGACATGGAGGACTGGGAGGGGGGGACTGTCTATGCTCTCTACCGCTCTTTCTTTCTAGAACCAGAGTCAGATGGGTACAGACTACAAGTATTTGACTTCATTGATGGTGGCGCAG GTGATTCCTTAACCTACCATAATGGACAGAAGTTCTCCACTTTTGATAGAGACCAGGATAACTGGTCTGGCAACTGCGTAGCGACTCACAAGGGAGGGTTTTGGTATAACGCTTGCATTAACACCAGTCCCAATGGTGACTACAAATTTCGGAACTACCAGATCGGGTCTGGTGGAATATCTTGGAAAGGATGGAAGGGGGTTAATTATTCACAGAGGAAATTCTCCATGAAGGTCAGGAGGTTGTCCTTGCCTGAGTCAGAAGACTAG